gttgattaatatggtttatggtacatatcgctcgagcagtggcttctggccgctcgagcgaagtcaggcagattcaaacgctcgatttCTGCTCGACAGCGGGCTCGAGTGAGTTGGGAAAGAGATCGcttgagcggaggcatttggccgctcaagcgaattcaggcagagtcgaatgctcgatgttcgctcgacaggttgctcgagcgaacttaggcaaagtcgaatgctcgatgttcgctcaacACTCTGCTcaagcgaatatcgtattttacagatcagggtttattccgccatcagagtatataaatgatttttttacatcttatggacGATGCTTGGCTGGGCAAAACTCAGTTTTGcatagagaaacacttagaattcattttttccattgattttcattcagattcgaagaggaggagtcatacaatcaatcattcacgcagctacacaatttctaCTGGATCATtcgctcacactgcagcagattgaagaactccttgaggggtccaattgccactgtagctcagcctcctccaccgcttcgaatcttcatctccattcaattggcttgatcttttcaatttcctacttgctatttcatttcagttttgagtttctgaattattttggagaattttgatttagacgtttaagtaatttatttgttattcattcaattcatattatttatttttatcgtttcgttaagctttcattttaatagtgattgcaattacggtggtttaatttgagaatttgtgatttgaataaaatgatgaaccctagaacattgatttttggggcttttcaatttcagtgcatgttttgtcaattacttcttaatttagtttaattcttaatttagttttattaatttttgagtttaatttatcagtcctttacattccaatccgacaatcaaaatctaaaaacatgaatctagtccatgactagtacccttttccatccattgcacataccatcattttattttctctttgtgaagtttttcacccttttcaacgagtttgatttttaagtaactttccctgaggagacgatctaggaatttattcctaattattacacgacatcctcctgcacttgggatagctttagtgctactcatttttgagtgagtcaaatacccatacttgtttgattaAAGACGGTacatttcttaatcttggtcaccaATGGTTTGTGTGATAttatgtgatttgttttaagttggtggttgatcttgcaaatttcgaggacgaaatttgttttaagggagggaggatgtgacgacccacttttacgtgtattttcactgaagggttgtttttaatttaattaatatattggtttacttattttaaattattgcattttaaattggtttttatttatttgatgcggtgtttaatttatttagtcgttttacggtttttaatgtcgttttcggcggatctgttttgtttttcggagtgaggattggacctcatttcttccctccatcttttcttttcctttttcctttttctcttttttctctgttctttcttttttttcttttttctttttttttcttcttccttttccctcccctcccgcgcGATACCCCctgttcgtctctctctctctctctctctcctctccctcacacTGGAAGCTTCAACCTCCCAAAACCACTGCCGCCATCCACCGTgcagcacaccacccccaccaaaatcttcccctccctccggtgaaccaccgcACAAAATTTCACCActaacggagccgccgtttagctggaaaaagcccatcaagttacacggtttttgctccgatctgccaccatcactccacctccagccaccacctcttcaccacttcatcaccgactccttgccgtcctaacccacccatttccagcctctaacagtcaccggaacagctcccatgagctagtttctgttttgggcaTATCggcccacggccaaactccacttccactagcttcataaacatccttagacccttccctatcaatcccgagccttagtttgtccccgttcaaaagtgggtattttacaacccacggccacagtgaaatttcactgttacgttgctttccttccgccgtttgcaacgccgcgtattttctaaaaataccatatagcgctgtaagtattttccaaagcttacttttagatttaaatatattttgctcattcaataaattatttgttgttggttggctgattccggactgagtccgaggagttcgggggtcggatggattgaggacggaatgcttggttttggttgtttgtgattgcttgattatttgagccatgagacatgagttgcatattgtgtttatgtgcattttgttttaatcgagaaaatcgcgttttattggcgtaaatggtttttgggtgtgtgtgtctcatgagcccaagctgggatgggttattatctcggtggagctcctctggtcactcgggagtggataatactgagtgacatcccctgggttgtcgcaggacgacgaccggattgcacgatacagtaacgttgttgtgtcgactccgtggttcctagagtggcggggattagaggatggcctggccaggtaagCGCAGGGTGGGAGTCTGGGCATCAcccgtttaggtgtcacatgcgtagtcgttacctgcggtgtggcacagagccagggtgtgcagatgatccctaggggagatcatggtgcgtgcataatcggattgtttttatggttttcggaagtgggccattttctgggaaaatgacgaggtttggttttcgaggattttgatccattttctgggaaaatggtggtttgggccattatctgggataatggcgaggatgtgttgaggcttttgatccattttctgggaaaatggtggtttgggccattatatgggataatggcgaggtttggttttatggatatgtttttgtgggctaaatgggtttttggcgtgcgtggaaaaattatgattttatggcacatgtgcattggtttttctttcatgcatattgtttgagttttatatgtttttatcaagtggtgtttggagtttacttacctgtggcaccatttttggtaccgtagattttggtgcagagatcgaggttgaggaggaggaggctgagcccgaggatgttgctccgccgggatgctgatgttatgttttgtatttggtttaaaattatatttgtgtcttgtaatattcatttatgtatgttttgaacagctttgtattaaacaagaaaaattctggtacgtagttattgacttgcttttcactgcgtatttctcgtgcacatttgtcgcttatacacacacttggcacacgtcggtagggtgatgacccgtgatgtcatcatcaggacgtctcgatttccccgtgttcgtgtgtagggatttgggggcgtcacaaaaaagTCAACAACATCATTTATGGCATTGATAGTATATGTTGAAGTATTGTTAGCCAGTGATAGTTTACAAGATATTGAACTATTGAAGAAGTTTCTGGATGAACAGTTTACAATCAAAGACTTGGGgccattaaaatattttcttggactAGAGGTAGCAAGATCTCACACTGGGATCTCTCTTTGCCAACGAAAATATACACTAGACATTCTACAAGATACTAGCCTCATTGGTTCCAAACCTGCAGCATTTCCTATGGAATCCAATCTCAAACTGGCTATTGATGATTCAGAACCATATGAAGATCCATCATCTTATAGAAAACTGGTTGGCAAATTGTTATACTTAACAATTACCAGACCAGATATTGCACATTCTGGCCAAGTTTTGAGCCAATTTCTAGCTAAACCGACAGTCAATCATCACAAAGCAGCAATAAGGGTACTTAGATACTTAAAGGCCACACCTGGACATGGTTTactcttctcttcatcttcagaACTTCAGTTGAAAGCCTTCTCAGACAGTGACTGGGTAGGCTGCATTGATACTAGGAAAAGCATAACAGGTTTTGCAGTGTTCTTGGGAAACTCTTTGATCTCATGGAAGTCTAAAAAGCAAGCCACTATTAGTCGATCCTCTGCTGAAGCTGAGTACAGGGCTCTTGCAACTACAACTTGTGAAATACAGTGGTTACTCCATGCACTACAAGACTTACAGATTGACCACTCTCAACCAACCCTCTTATATACAGACAGCAAATCTGCTATGTCCATTGCCACAAACCTAGTACAACatgaaagaaccaaacacatacaaattgattgCCATTTAGTTCGAGAGAAGCTGCAGGAAAAGCTCATCAAGTTGTTCTATATTCCCTCTCAGCTACAATTGGCAGACATTTTCACAAAGCCACTTGGATCATTGCCTTTTCACCATACTCTTCGCAAGATGAACATTATTGACATtcatgttcatcttgagggggggtgttggagtattGCATCACATATTGATAATATGGAGTTAAAATCCAAAGTAGAAAAGGCTAAAATAGTCAATGaaatatagttagttaaatctGTTATTTTGCTATAAATAGAGTACCATATTAGACTTTTAATGTACTTCTTTTCATTAATACAATTCAgtattctcttctttttctctgtttttcaaGTTCCTCTCTCACTTGATCGAGTTCTTATCAGTTTGTaacaactgttgtgtttatcttgagaattaattgcgacttgaagtcataggaatttaaatttgtgaggctatacttttctttggagatcaagtatccagttgggagaattagggatattgttaattaacttgaaaagagattgttaggtcaccatgtgtggtgtaaaaatcttggaagttgaaacttatgcatcaacggtgggtagcataatcatatgtatgaagtaataaagcattaggatccatgagtatTGTTTAATAGTTTTCGATGGATTCAAggtttaaacagtatggcctatcttgagatttatttgtaaagtgctattgaaggaattattgtgcaaaaactagagtttttgagagtacaagtaggtgggtgagttaccaagagtgattcgattatgtctaggtgaagtcaatggtggCTTatggtgagttagttattgcaagattagatgttattcaaaatataggtaatgagcttgaagtgtgggatatcggatagaagttataggcaCTCTCGTTGGCTAgtcgggaaggacttgggccttttggatatgttccttatctttagaagagacaagtgtattttgagatgatgttatgtgttttcaaattggggcctggaggttgattagtactggtttctgtcatcaatcaatgaatgttttttttttatttttttgcagagtgttggtttttgtttagggcagcgatggccaactgaggaatgagtggagatttgtggtttttgggaggtaaatgattttctatggaaatgtggtagaagttttcttgtgattaggtgtggattgagcttgtacttgatgatgttaatttatgaggatataaactttatgtattttggcgagttatcagagtgcgcacgaaagcatgattttcggagatacttagaaattcaaattttgtgttgattttgaggaattagtagtgattcaaaattttaatgggagattaatcatttggtcgtgcgatttggtttatggatggttaactttggaagtggctattaggttaccaaagttggaataggatgaacgttcggaaggtaaagcagagacgtcgttgggtttagcaatttatggtgtgaagataataaccattggatttgttgggagttatcgatgatatgtatctctcaattatgttcagagttgtatcctgtatctatttggcgctggtgtttgatcttgtaaattttgaggacgaaatttgtttttaaggggggaaggatgtgatgacccgtttttacgggtattttcattgaagaagtgtttttaatttaattaatatagtagttttttttattttaaattattgtattttaaattggttttattttatttgatgtggtgtttaatttatttttgtcgttttatgtttttaaaatcgttttcggcggatcagtttttggactctggAAGTGAGAaatggacctcattttctttctcccttttttcttttcctttttttctttttctttttcttctttttcttttcttcttttccttctttctttcttttcttcttctctttccttCTTCCCCGCGCACACACGAACTCCCTCTCTGCTTTCTCTCGTCGCCGACCTGTTCaccacccagacccaccgctcGCCTGCAACGTAGCTGACATAGCCACCACCAATCGGTTCCCCTCCGGCCGACACACCACCCCACTGATTTCCAGCCCCATCCGTGCTACTGATCACCCCCTACAACCCCTTCTTTCCGCACGATTTTGAGCCGactccggcgccgtcgctccacctccaaccaccacctcttcacaacttcttcccctacctcttgtcgtcctaacccacccaattccggccccgatccgttgccggtgcagctcccacgagctcaactctaatttggcctttttccgcttccaccgccacccacagccaaagctcacttcctttagcttcataaacatccctagaccattgcctatcaatttcgtgccttggtttgtccccgttcgaaagtgggtaatttactacccacagccacagtgtaaaatacactgttacgttgctttttctccgccgtatgcaacgccgtgagctttcaaaaataCCTTTtaacactgtaagtattttccaaactctacttttagatttaaatatattttgctcttacaataaattgttggattggttggttgattccggactgagtctgaggagttcgggggtcggatggattgaggacggagttgcttggttttgttgttttgtgactggttggttatttgtgccttgaggcgtgcattacatattgcattcacgtgcattttatttaatttgagaaaatcctgttttattcgtctaaatggattttcgggtgcgtgtgtctcacgaccccaagccgggatgggttattatctcggtggagttcctctggtcactcgagagtggaaaatactaagtgacatcccttgggttgtcgctgggcaaagaccggatcgcacgatacggtaacgctgtcatgtcgaTTCCGTGGttcctagagtggcggggactagaggatggcctggccagggacgcgctaggcgcgagtactgggcatcgctcgtttaggtgtcacacgcatagtcgttacctgcggtgtggcacaggagccagagtgtgcggataatccctaggggagatcatggtgcatgcaataattggtttggttttatggttttggatacgggccattttctgggaaaatggcgaggatatgttgaggctttgtgatccattttctggaaaaattatggtttattgatttgggccattatctgggataatggcgaggactggttttaaaggttatgtttttgggccaaatgggattttggcgtgcgtggaaaaatgtggtttttatgggttatgtgcattgcactctttcatgcatattgttgagtttaatatatttttatcttgtggcgtttggatcttacttacctgcggcaccatttttggtaccatagattttgatgcagagatcgaggaggaggaggaggctgagtccgaggaggcggctccgccggagtattgagttggagtttatgctttatagttggtttgaaacaatatttgtcgtttgtaatattttattatgtatgttttgaacggatttgtattaacaaagaaaaattctactacTTACTTAAGACTCTTTCGTTATCCGTtgcatgttttcttttgcacatttgttgcttatacacacacttggcacttggcaatagggtggtgactcatgatgtcatcatccggaagtctcgattttcccgtgtccgtacgtgggatatgggggcgtcacagaaatggtggtggaagtgaaaaatgacaaaaacaaaGATGAGTTTGTgggggctgctccggcaacggatcggagctggaaataggtggtttaggacggcaagagataggtgatgatgtggtgaagaggtggtggctggaggtggaacgacggcagCGCTGGAGCACAAAAACGCCGCTGCTTGGAGAAGCTCagggcggctaacggtggctcggatagaggtgaaacttggtggggaggtgcgccggccggaggggaagatttctggGGGTGGTTCTGGGCAGTGGAACAAAAACGATGaaaataaagggaaaaagagacaGACATGCGCGGGGGAGGGGGAAaccggaggagaaaaagaagaaagaaaaataaagaaaagaaaaagaacactaaaagatgtgatgcccccagaaatcgagacgtccggatggtgacaacccgggtcaccatcccatcgacggtgccaagtgtgtgcagaaaCAACAATGTGCACGGaataacacgcagcggataacgaaagtcataactaagtaccagaattgttctcaacgtaatacaagctgtttaaaacgtacatagataaaatattacaaaaacacaaatacagttttaaaccaaatttaaagtaagcatcagcaacccggcggagccgcattctcgggctcagcctcctcctcctcctcctcgaactttgcaccaaaagctacggaaccaaaaatggtaccgcaggtaagtaaaacccaaacaccaccagataaaaacacatagaactcaaacaacatggatgcaagaaaaaccaatgcacatgccccgcaaaaccacatttttaccacacacgccaaaaacccatttggcccaataaaaacatattcttaaaaaccacacctcgccattatcccagataatggcctaaaccaccattttcccagaaaatggatcaaaagcctcaaaacccaaaactcgccattttcccataaaatggcctgcatccgaaaaccatataaacacaccggttatgcatgcaccatgatctcccctagggatcatctgcacaccctggctatgcgccacaccgcaggtaacgactacgcatgtgacacctaaacgagcgatgcccagactcgcgccccgcgcgtacctggccaggccatcctctagccctcaccagcgaagggccacggagtcggtgagtagagcgatgcccagactcgcgccccgcgcgtacctggccgggccatcctctagccccgctcccgtcgtcgcccagcgacaactcaggggacgtcactcagtattatccactcccgagtgaccagaggagctccaccgagataataacccatcctggcttgggctcgtgagacacacgcacccgaaaatccaatcacgtcagcaaaacagggtttctcaaataaaataaatacacatgcatgcgccatgaaaatgcaattatcaatgctccaaaacaacaaccaaccataaaacaataaatcaagcaactccgtcctccatccatccgacccccgaactcctcggactcaatccggaatcaaccaaccagcagattaattaattgaaagagcaatatatatttaaatctgaaaatagggtttgaaaaatacttacagcgctatatggcaattttagaaaacacgcggcgttgcaaacggcgccggaaaagcaacgtcacagtgaaaattcactgtggccgtgggttgtgaaaaaccc
This is a stretch of genomic DNA from Carya illinoinensis cultivar Pawnee chromosome 3, C.illinoinensisPawnee_v1, whole genome shotgun sequence. It encodes these proteins:
- the LOC122304738 gene encoding uncharacterized mitochondrial protein AtMg00810-like, with product MALIVYVEVLLASDSLQDIELLKKFLDEQFTIKDLGPLKYFLGLEVARSHTGISLCQRKYTLDILQDTSLIGSKPAAFPMESNLKLAIDDSEPYEDPSSYRKLVGKLLYLTITRPDIAHSGQVLSQFLAKPTVNHHKAAIRVLRYLKATPGHGLLFSSSSELQLKAFSDSDWVGCIDTRKSITGFAVFLGNSLISWKSKKQATISRSSAEAEYRALATTTCEIQWLLHALQDLQIDHSQPTLLYTDSKSAMSIATNLVQHERTKHIQIDCHLVREKLQEKLIKLFYIPSQLQLADIFTKPLGSLPFHHTLRKMNIIDIHVHLEGGCWSIASHIDNMELKSKVEKAKIVNEI